The following proteins come from a genomic window of Anaerobutyricum hallii:
- a CDS encoding DUF3849 domain-containing protein yields MANNIEKQLKEISERLEQGVKEIFTSERYTEYLNTMSKFHNYSFNNTLLITMQKPEATLVAGYQAWQKKFNRHVKRGEKGIQIIAPAPIREKQEIEKIDPVTKEPVIGDDGQPETEIVEMVIPRFRITTVFDVSQTEGEPIAELEVPELTGSVQFYDTFMQALQNISPVPIRMMNVEGEAKGYYHQTEKYIAIKEDMSNLQTMKTGVHEVSHALLHDREVMDAEGILKDRITKEVEAESIAYIVCNHFGLDTSEYSFTYIASWCESKDMKALRASMDTIRKTSAEVIENIETQMHELEMERPVRDTFHKEDLILHLSGSMGSEFTYDLIENMSREQLEQNVGEYVRLLESGEIEKNEKPLESFLEEKGAAVTPLYDSSGHGENYPIDFYDVEYDADTGVTYFSDLSPKDQAEMLVQKAEFPRNIFSENEKAFVNEYAETFPGQVERLNDLVWDMRESYDEAGSKLVYEVIQAARANFPAKEPEIAEETAMQYAHRLIETAEAANTGDFTDSQRNLIVNFAYKMDDKDEVLGLVNRMMTAIRRPGSEYTRSLMNEIQAQIDNFPDGMVGFTEMHEAGIQLDHMLPLTKDRAYELYRGGAEIYVLHGNQENPQLAESTLVDTEDAILGYDGIFGITETEWEVQKEREISATKQEALEQQSAEKIDETLLLHGESGRFAIYQMDSGDEHTYQFMGMESAKSLGYTIDGKDYRMVYAAPWMPTITLENIFERFNIDRPEDFRGHSLSVSDVIVINRGAEITAYYVDSFGFQELPEFVQQRMNILEHNSVRAYPPVYKGTLEQAMGERDVDAYLDSRKLNMDCKKAIEEAIRENFDGLHLKQNAAKEVVERFGEERMNFVMANTIQELSHDGRFSRQNKDWAEHIEVPENISRGRNLNLDYVIESHPAVLDGFIDMARAEIRMQRIEQAIGENEVTITAETRGYEAEGHNGTWHTVDEKEYAGEKFFLMEQDEFGSDVAGIIVAENGQLVAEDLWNGFDAGALEAVSEYLQENGTTLYDLTEFPKDSVVTLRSGQTLTIEEIQAVQKDTWEETMAGKNESGTDVRFNFHAVSEVQLPEGIKLKMPEIHYVDNFYVMEDVNAEGVVKVNRYESLDEAMQEYLRLPNHQKKVLGIQNTETMQESMDFIRCENGIDRLTHAYKQIGGWLNPEIYEVVNKMENMLDWNEVQIAYQIGKQYFTIQTAEDGYDYTFYNEDYQEDDGGIYDNPTIYVDEAASDILEDKGYSLEDAKVVDYEDLMADVEEVQEEQMQRIQLEKNCPASIFEGFRREEAMQTYEGIAMQFTRSKGYLTIQATEEGYSFIFYDSDLHEIQGGDYDNPDASIQEAAYEILKSERMDDVECVKVDYKEFEEMTIQHSKDLLQEGELRATSEIGRNELALNSLSRADVERGVLYHAQAVLEDMGMEQEVELLAARVYGSRSRQDLYREDSDLDVVLSYKGDIREDSFFNALNESGIAMAGIKVDINPIAEERITLAEYIKESEKYLDQQEIKKLAVDLDNFSYDVDTYEYNDTVENREEQVEKLTEDILNKKTETIKDWLLEVSEESDIDSDVITARSLLSRLEDTERFSIFDKQPEQEQPEATISFYVAECMEFPVMGEYHNNLTLEEAIKIYESIPAERLHGIKGIGFDLQDGDENYSGEYELMSADRIRRDLIDMIPHYKESPLVQKAIADMEKYLDEKHGRVKETEHTTETVIGSGQKPSAVAADRRAEQEPVSVNRSQPQKAEPASRAKGEVKKSVLQSLKDFQARAKAQEQNKTTEKSKTHKKGEVEL; encoded by the coding sequence ATGGCAAATAATATAGAAAAACAGTTAAAAGAAATATCGGAACGGCTGGAGCAGGGAGTAAAGGAAATCTTTACATCGGAGCGATATACCGAATATCTGAATACCATGTCAAAGTTCCATAATTACAGCTTTAATAACACGCTGCTGATCACCATGCAGAAACCGGAAGCAACACTGGTGGCAGGGTATCAGGCATGGCAGAAGAAGTTTAACCGTCATGTAAAACGTGGAGAGAAAGGAATCCAGATCATTGCACCAGCACCGATCCGGGAGAAACAGGAGATTGAAAAGATCGACCCGGTAACAAAAGAGCCTGTGATTGGGGATGATGGACAGCCGGAAACAGAGATTGTGGAGATGGTGATACCGAGATTCCGCATAACGACAGTGTTTGATGTCAGCCAGACAGAGGGAGAACCGATCGCAGAACTGGAGGTGCCGGAGCTTACCGGAAGTGTACAGTTTTATGATACGTTCATGCAGGCATTGCAGAATATTTCTCCTGTACCGATCCGCATGATGAATGTGGAAGGGGAAGCAAAAGGCTATTATCACCAGACAGAAAAATATATTGCGATAAAGGAAGATATGAGTAATCTCCAGACCATGAAAACCGGAGTACACGAAGTAAGCCATGCATTGCTGCATGACCGGGAGGTAATGGATGCGGAAGGGATTTTAAAAGACCGGATAACCAAAGAAGTGGAAGCAGAAAGTATTGCCTATATTGTCTGCAACCACTTTGGTCTGGATACTTCCGAATACTCTTTTACCTATATTGCCAGCTGGTGTGAAAGCAAGGATATGAAAGCACTCCGGGCATCTATGGATACCATCCGGAAAACGTCTGCGGAAGTCATTGAGAATATCGAGACACAGATGCACGAGCTGGAAATGGAAAGACCAGTTCGGGATACTTTTCATAAGGAAGATTTAATTCTGCATCTTTCAGGCAGTATGGGTTCCGAGTTTACTTATGATCTGATCGAAAACATGAGCAGGGAACAGTTAGAGCAGAATGTGGGGGAATACGTCCGCCTTCTGGAAAGTGGTGAGATAGAGAAAAATGAGAAACCACTGGAAAGTTTTCTGGAAGAAAAAGGTGCTGCCGTCACACCACTCTATGACAGCAGTGGGCACGGAGAGAACTATCCGATTGATTTTTATGATGTGGAATATGATGCTGACACAGGCGTTACTTATTTTTCTGACCTTTCTCCGAAAGATCAGGCAGAGATGCTGGTGCAAAAAGCAGAGTTTCCAAGAAATATTTTTTCGGAAAATGAAAAGGCATTTGTAAATGAATATGCAGAAACCTTCCCTGGACAGGTGGAAAGACTGAATGACCTGGTATGGGATATGAGGGAATCTTACGATGAAGCCGGTTCAAAGCTGGTGTATGAAGTGATCCAGGCAGCAAGGGCGAACTTCCCAGCGAAAGAGCCGGAAATTGCAGAAGAAACAGCCATGCAGTATGCCCACCGTCTGATTGAAACAGCAGAAGCTGCCAATACGGGAGATTTCACAGATTCCCAGAGAAATCTTATTGTGAATTTTGCATATAAGATGGATGATAAAGACGAAGTGCTTGGACTGGTGAACCGTATGATGACTGCAATCCGCAGACCGGGAAGTGAATATACGAGAAGCCTTATGAATGAAATACAGGCACAGATTGACAATTTCCCGGATGGCATGGTTGGTTTTACAGAAATGCACGAGGCAGGAATCCAGTTAGACCATATGCTTCCGCTTACGAAAGACCGTGCATATGAATTGTACCGTGGAGGGGCAGAAATTTATGTGTTACATGGAAATCAAGAGAATCCACAGCTGGCAGAATCAACACTTGTAGACACAGAAGATGCAATTCTTGGATATGACGGTATCTTTGGAATCACAGAAACAGAATGGGAAGTGCAGAAAGAAAGAGAAATATCTGCTACAAAACAGGAAGCACTGGAACAGCAGAGTGCAGAAAAGATTGATGAGACACTTCTTCTGCATGGAGAAAGCGGAAGGTTTGCCATTTATCAGATGGATAGTGGGGATGAGCATACTTATCAGTTTATGGGAATGGAATCCGCAAAGAGTCTGGGATATACCATTGACGGAAAGGATTACCGGATGGTTTATGCAGCACCATGGATGCCAACAATCACGTTAGAAAATATATTTGAACGCTTTAACATTGACCGACCGGAAGATTTCCGTGGTCATTCTTTATCGGTAAGTGATGTGATCGTGATAAACAGGGGTGCAGAGATTACAGCCTATTATGTAGATTCTTTTGGATTTCAGGAACTTCCGGAGTTTGTCCAGCAGAGAATGAACATACTGGAACATAATTCAGTCAGGGCATATCCGCCAGTTTATAAAGGAACATTGGAACAGGCAATGGGAGAACGGGATGTGGATGCTTATCTGGATTCGAGAAAGTTAAACATGGACTGCAAGAAAGCAATCGAAGAAGCTATCCGGGAGAATTTTGACGGGCTGCACTTAAAGCAGAATGCAGCAAAAGAAGTCGTGGAACGCTTTGGGGAAGAACGTATGAATTTTGTTATGGCAAATACCATCCAGGAACTTTCCCATGATGGAAGATTCTCCAGACAGAACAAAGACTGGGCGGAGCATATCGAAGTCCCGGAAAATATCAGCCGGGGCAGAAATCTGAACCTGGATTATGTGATCGAAAGCCACCCGGCAGTTTTAGATGGGTTTATCGACATGGCAAGAGCTGAGATCCGGATGCAGAGGATAGAACAGGCGATAGGAGAAAACGAAGTGACGATTACGGCAGAGACAAGAGGGTATGAAGCAGAAGGACATAACGGAACATGGCATACGGTTGATGAAAAGGAATATGCCGGGGAGAAGTTTTTCTTAATGGAACAGGATGAATTTGGCTCCGATGTGGCAGGCATTATCGTAGCAGAAAATGGACAGCTTGTAGCGGAGGACTTATGGAACGGGTTTGACGCAGGAGCATTGGAAGCAGTTTCAGAATATTTGCAGGAAAATGGAACAACACTTTATGACTTGACGGAATTCCCGAAAGATTCTGTTGTAACCCTGCGGAGTGGACAGACACTTACAATCGAAGAAATACAGGCAGTACAGAAAGATACCTGGGAAGAAACGATGGCAGGAAAAAATGAATCTGGAACGGATGTCCGGTTTAATTTTCATGCAGTCAGTGAGGTGCAGCTGCCGGAAGGCATAAAGTTAAAAATGCCAGAGATTCATTACGTTGATAATTTTTATGTGATGGAAGATGTAAATGCAGAGGGTGTAGTAAAAGTAAACCGGTATGAATCACTGGATGAAGCGATGCAGGAATATTTACGTCTGCCAAATCATCAGAAAAAAGTGCTTGGTATCCAGAATACGGAAACGATGCAGGAAAGCATGGATTTTATCCGATGTGAAAACGGGATAGATCGGCTGACCCATGCGTATAAACAGATCGGAGGGTGGCTGAATCCAGAAATATATGAAGTGGTAAATAAAATGGAAAACATGCTGGACTGGAATGAGGTACAGATTGCATATCAGATTGGAAAACAATACTTTACAATCCAGACCGCAGAAGATGGTTATGACTATACATTTTATAATGAAGATTATCAGGAGGATGATGGAGGAATCTATGACAATCCGACAATCTATGTAGATGAAGCTGCCAGTGATATTTTAGAAGATAAAGGGTACTCACTGGAAGATGCAAAAGTAGTGGATTACGAAGATCTGATGGCAGATGTGGAAGAAGTTCAGGAAGAACAGATGCAGCGGATACAATTAGAAAAGAACTGCCCGGCAAGTATTTTTGAAGGATTTCGCAGGGAAGAAGCAATGCAAACCTATGAAGGAATCGCAATGCAGTTTACCAGGAGTAAAGGGTATCTGACCATACAGGCAACAGAAGAAGGATATTCGTTTATTTTTTATGACTCTGATCTGCATGAAATCCAGGGTGGTGATTATGATAATCCAGACGCATCCATTCAGGAAGCTGCTTATGAAATCCTTAAAAGTGAAAGAATGGATGATGTGGAATGTGTCAAAGTGGATTATAAAGAATTTGAAGAAATGACGATCCAGCACTCTAAAGATTTATTGCAGGAGGGGGAACTTCGTGCGACTTCTGAGATTGGAAGAAATGAACTGGCATTAAACAGTCTGAGCAGGGCAGATGTTGAAAGAGGTGTCTTGTATCATGCACAGGCAGTATTAGAAGATATGGGAATGGAACAGGAGGTAGAGCTGCTTGCTGCAAGAGTGTATGGTTCCAGAAGCAGACAAGACCTTTACCGGGAAGATTCTGACCTTGATGTGGTTCTTTCCTATAAAGGTGATATTCGAGAAGATAGCTTTTTCAATGCCTTAAATGAATCTGGTATAGCGATGGCAGGAATTAAGGTGGATATTAACCCGATTGCAGAGGAGCGAATCACTCTGGCAGAGTATATAAAAGAATCCGAAAAATATCTTGACCAGCAGGAGATTAAAAAGCTCGCTGTGGACCTGGATAATTTTAGCTATGACGTTGATACCTATGAGTATAACGATACAGTTGAAAATAGAGAAGAACAGGTGGAAAAACTCACGGAGGATATTTTGAATAAGAAAACAGAAACTATCAAGGACTGGCTGCTTGAGGTATCCGAGGAATCCGATATAGACAGCGATGTTATAACTGCCCGTTCTTTACTTTCCCGTCTGGAAGATACAGAGCGATTTTCTATTTTTGACAAACAGCCGGAGCAGGAACAGCCAGAAGCCACGATCAGTTTTTATGTCGCAGAGTGCATGGAGTTTCCGGTCATGGGAGAGTACCATAACAACCTCACTTTAGAAGAAGCCATTAAAATATATGAGAGTATCCCAGCAGAGAGACTGCATGGGATTAAAGGAATCGGATTTGATCTGCAAGATGGTGATGAAAATTATTCCGGAGAATATGAGTTGATGAGTGCAGACCGGATACGGCGTGATCTGATAGATATGATTCCACACTATAAAGAAAGCCCTCTGGTGCAGAAAGCAATCGCAGACATGGAAAAGTATCTGGATGAAAAGCATGGAAGGGTAAAGGAAACGGAACATACGACAGAAACAGTAATAGGAAGTGGACAGAAACCTTCTGCGGTTGCGGCAGACAGAAGGGCAGAGCAGGAACCGGTATCTGTAAATCGGAGCCAGCCACAAAAGGCAGAACCTGCAAGCAGAGCAAAAGGTGAAGTGAAGAAATCTGTGCTGCAGTCTTTAAAAGATTTTCAGGCAAGGGCAAAAGCACAGGAGCAGAATAAGACAACGGAGAAATCCAAGACACATAAGAAGGGAGAAGTGGAATTATGA